One window from the genome of Actinomycetes bacterium encodes:
- a CDS encoding maleylpyruvate isomerase family mycothiol-dependent enzyme: MSERSSIDVLRTGLDQVETLIAAVSPDDGGRSTPCPEWSVRDLVDHLVLAPQKFALMTRGEDVDWSAPTPHEGDPVAAFRAHADELRAAVDADPGAPPGPDWQCAEIAVHTWDLATALHRPTADLDPDVAERGLAFMQASLNDDNRAPAFRTEQPAPDGADAYARAAAFAGRKV, translated from the coding sequence ATGAGTGAGCGCAGCAGCATCGACGTCCTGCGCACCGGGCTCGACCAGGTCGAGACGCTGATCGCGGCGGTCAGCCCGGACGACGGCGGCCGCTCCACGCCCTGCCCCGAGTGGTCGGTGCGGGACCTGGTCGACCACCTCGTCCTGGCGCCGCAGAAGTTCGCCCTGATGACCCGTGGCGAGGACGTCGACTGGTCGGCGCCCACGCCGCACGAGGGCGACCCGGTGGCGGCGTTCCGCGCTCACGCGGACGAGCTCCGCGCCGCCGTGGACGCCGACCCAGGTGCGCCGCCCGGACCAGACTGGCAGTGCGCCGAGATCGCCGTGCACACCTGGGACCTCGCCACGGCGCTGCACCGGCCGACCGCCGACCTGGACCCCGACGTGGCGGAGCGCGGGCTGGCCTTCATGCAGGCTTCGCTGAACGACGACAACCGCGCGCCGGCCTTCCGGACCGAGCAGCCCGCACCGGACGGTGCGGACGCCTACGCACGGGCTGCTGCGTTCGCCGGGCGCAAGGTCTAG
- a CDS encoding cupin domain-containing protein, producing MTYPPPRYQQPDPQHSATYRGADVAPELVYPNGTTISYLATGASTGRLFGMYRWQCGPEETGPRAHYHRSIAESFYVLTGVIQIFDGDRWVDAEPGDWVHVPPGGVHAFHNRSGEPSSMLLHFAPGAPREGYFEGLARLDRMSEDERTAFYAEHDNIWV from the coding sequence GTGACGTACCCACCGCCGCGGTACCAACAGCCGGACCCGCAGCACAGCGCGACCTATCGCGGGGCCGACGTTGCCCCTGAGCTGGTCTACCCGAACGGCACGACGATCTCCTACCTCGCGACCGGCGCGTCGACGGGCCGCCTGTTCGGCATGTACCGCTGGCAGTGCGGCCCCGAGGAGACCGGCCCGCGGGCTCACTACCACCGCTCGATCGCCGAGTCGTTCTACGTGCTCACCGGAGTCATCCAGATATTCGACGGTGACCGATGGGTCGACGCCGAGCCCGGCGACTGGGTGCACGTGCCGCCGGGCGGGGTGCACGCCTTCCACAACCGGTCCGGCGAGCCGTCCTCGATGCTGCTGCACTTCGCCCCAGGCGCACCGCGCGAGGGCTACTTCGAGGGCCTGGCCCGGCTCGACCGGATGAGCGAGGACGAGAGGACGGCGTTCTACGCGGAGCACGACAACATCTGGGTCTGA
- a CDS encoding universal stress protein — translation MTVLLAYVPTPEGDAAVTAAVEEARRRATDAVVVHVPRPADAGTSPYSVEQVLDAVQQRFATAGVAVSVREVPTGADTADALIDVARETGADVVVIGLRRRTAVGKLVLGSTSSRLLLGLECPILAVKATA, via the coding sequence ATGACCGTGCTGCTCGCCTACGTCCCCACGCCCGAGGGCGACGCCGCCGTGACCGCCGCTGTCGAGGAGGCGCGGCGACGGGCGACCGACGCCGTCGTCGTCCACGTGCCCCGCCCTGCCGACGCCGGCACCTCGCCGTACTCGGTCGAGCAGGTCCTCGACGCGGTCCAGCAGCGCTTCGCGACGGCAGGGGTCGCGGTGTCGGTGCGCGAGGTTCCGACCGGCGCGGACACAGCCGACGCCCTCATCGACGTGGCCCGGGAGACCGGCGCCGACGTGGTCGTCATCGGGCTGCGACGACGTACCGCCGTGGGAAAGCTCGTCCTCGGCAGCACGTCGTCACGACTCCTCCTCGGCCTGGAGTGCCCGATCCTGGCCGTCAAGGCGACTGCGTGA